Within the Asterias amurensis chromosome 15, ASM3211899v1 genome, the region acgttacagaattggtaagaaacaaaaatcgtgaagatcacagatttacgtaaAACTTTCACGGTctgctaatgatgatgatagttgaaaacattccttgaaatatttctgtctgaaatgtcatatttgattagaaaaaaaataatctaacttcgcgttttgagtttatcggtccgtgagcgttttattcatttttactttggcatcgatgcaatgcaaaattcaaatgcaatctcaaacttctacaggtttgtcagtatatgtatatggtggattacataaagtgcttacactaccagcaactgaTTTGTTAGCAAtaccaattctgcaatgttcctttaaataacagggaagttgttcacaCTCTtcaggaaaacaaaacacatgaaTGAACGATATAGGTCTACTTTGGttatagaaaaagaaaacatacaatttaTACGTTATGTATGCAAATAAATCATAGGGCACTATCAAAGCCTTCCAGCTTAAATATGTCCTCGGAACAAACTAATTTGTTCTGTTCGCCAAGAAGTAGTGGATATTGCTTCCTCAAAATGTTATTTCTTTCCCTTGAAATTACATTTGTTTTGccttcaaataatattttgacgGAACGAAATAAGTTTTAGTTATCTGTTCTATCACTTCCTTAACTTTCCAGTAAAAATATCTGTTAATAAAATGGTTTGTATTCCAGTAAAAATATCTGTTAATAAAATGGTTTGTACTCCAGTAAAAATATCTGTTaataaaatggtttgttttCCTCCAACAGGAAACGTCAAATGCCCATTGCCACCCAAACCCTGGAACGGCCAAATTAAACGGGTTGGACGTCGCGGGGCACTAGTCAGCTGCAACCCAGGCTTTACACTGTACGGAAAAAGAAGGATTAGATGCGCAATGACAGCAACAGGGGTTTCGCAATGGCCACGCACACTGTGTCGAGGTAACCTTGCCTCCTTCAAAAATACACCTTTATATCTAATTTGGAAAAATTAGGAGAGGTCACGGAGTGAGGGGAATGGGATGAACTCAAGCTTTTATGTTGGATGAAAAGGAAAGAAGCATTTGTGGCAACACGCAAGGGGATAGATGTTGGCTTGTCCCCAAAACATGCCCCTCTCCTTTATCATTTTATAAACTTGAGTTGTCCCCTAAAAATGAGTTTAACTACCAGCTTACCATTAAGTACCATTGAGTACCAACGTGTTGTGTATGTTCATTGCAGCTAGGAACCGCTGCAACAACCCGGGTAACATAACGGATGGTGATTGGGAACTAGTCTCCGATGACGGAATGAGTAACAACATGAGTAGTCAGTTTAGTCCCAACACAATAATAAACGTTACATGCACGCCTGGTTTTGCACTGGTTGGGAACCCCCTCGTCTATTGTGGAATGGACGGAAGATGGAATTCCACCATACCAACATGTGAAGGTAAGCTTCCTCAAATGTAAGTTGTTTTCCCCTACATTGTTCTACATTATTGTTGCCGATTCTTTTAATAACCTTTTACAATTTCAACGAGTacgtgtcgtggtcgagcggttgggagcaccgaatttaaactctggtgtctgatcagcagagtgtgggttcgaatccccagtcaagacacttgtgtccttaagcaagacactgagccattgcttcatccttcgaatgggacgtaaagccgttggtcccatgtgttgtgtaactcatgtaaaataacccactGCACCTGTCAAAAAGAGCAGGGGTTCCTTGGTGTTCCTgctaaaccattacatggtgctatgtaaaaaggaGAAGACCTCATCATTCAAACTTAGTCCCATACCTTGCATAAAAACTGTATGtttaagcgctttgagacgcccttctggtgcataaagcgctatataattAATTCACAAGTTGTATCAACTTTGTAGAGATCCGATGTCCACCACTTGTTGAAAGTATTCCCCACGGAGGAAGTGAAATGATGAACAGGACATACAAGCAAGGAGAAATAGTTGACTACTTCTGTGATACTGGCTATCGGATCTTTGGCAAAACAACCAGGGTGTGTTCTCTGGACTCCTCTGAGGGAACATGGTCTCATCTTAATCCTGATTGTGAAGGTAAAACTATACCATCATCAGTAATCTGCAAAAATGAAATGAGAAACAACGTGATCAAACCATGTCCTGCATATAGATttcagtaattgtcaaacaccacaATCACTAgaaatattacatgtacatgtatatatagcCTACTAATCTGAGCTTTtgaaaagtttgtaaaaaattttaaacaacatttgacaatgtttttaattgaagAAAATTGACCTTAGAATTAATAATTTATGACATGTCACGAATAATACTTgactaaagacagtggacactattggtagttgtcaaagaccagtcttcccacttggtgtatctcaacatatacataaaataacaaacctgtgaaaattttagctcaatcggtcgtcgaagttgcgagataacagggtcattccgtgtcaaatcaaccaGTTTTCAGAAAAGTTCCCAGGTGACCCTCTCAGATTTTGATGAAACATCATCAGAATGATTGGATGTGGCTCAAATGAACACATACTAAAAAGCTAAGTCATATTCCATGTCGTTTTCTAGATATGACCCATTGAAATTTGGtcaaggcggccattttgtgctCGCGCGAGACGCAAAAGGTGATTTTTGTGATAATTTCCGACTTTGAAAGCTCATAATTTAGTTATTGTACCAGGTAGAGAGCTCAAATTTGGTATACCATCTTACTTcttgccaaatttcatgaatctGCACTCAATTAAAAATGTATCTCCTTTAATTTTCTAGTTATGGTCACCTAAAGTAAGTAGGCACTTTAATCAGCCGAAAGTGTTTTTTGTGATAATTGGGGTCACCCTGTGGCCACATGAGGGGTCAAATGAATCCTATATTCCCTAGGTATTATCTATGGGTGCATGTCTTTACCCATAAGCAATTATAAGCTCACCAATGCATTAATTTAGAAATAGCATGGGCCCAAAGTTGGTTCCCACCCAGAAAAAGGTCAAAAGGACCCCGCCCGTCTTGACCCCCGTTTACCCCGCGatcaattaaaacattttttgaaattgaCACCAGTTAAACATATGTATTATATCTACTTATACACCAATTTTCAGTTTTGGCACTCAACTCCTTCATGGTGTGGTGGCAATTTGAATATTATATGCTTgattagatgcttgatttcgagacctcacattttgaggtcttaaatcaaattcataaaaaataacttctttctcgaaaactatgttacttcagagggagacatttctcacggtgttttatactatcagcagctccccattactcgttaccaagtaaggttttatgctagtaattattttgagtaattacctttaACCATTTTGTGAGTAATTTTGATTTATATCAATAtaagccacaagggaaactgactgggtaaattttaaactaattttgggggttgaacaaagaattgaccgagtgggattcgaaacaacaacgacctccggattaacgtgccggcgctctaccaactgagctatctagccctaatttgatttatttcataCATTCATGTAACACCCATTTTGGACAAATTAATTCTCTCCTTGTGCTCCTTAATCCCCTGCACAAACATGCCAGATGAGCCAgcttggtcttgacgtttcgaacagtatactctgcttgtcttcaggagagtAGAGTACTTCAAGCAGCGTATGctgtttgaaacatcaagaccaaatcggctcttttcagagccaacactcactcaaaagaTAGTTACACATGGTCACCCCAAGCTTACTTTATAGTTCCTTCTTAtatctccacaccatgcaaagcttcaaacagtgCATAGTCAGCTACCACTTTCACACACGTATTCTTTAAGTTGCATCAAATGAAGGAAAACATACCTTCTCCTTTCATGTGTACTTTGTTTTGGACCATGAAATATGATAAAAACAGAAACTATGATGATTCCCATTACGTTGATGACTGAATTTCAATTTGTCATGGTTAGGATCAATTCCTTTTTATACTTGTAAATTGTTCCTCTCCTCAACACACTCTCTTACCGGTATATAACAATTCTTACAAACATTTTAATGGATTCCATGTTTCCTTGATGTTTGCTTCTTTTTGCAGAAATTCAGTTTtatataaatctttttttttttcctttttgtttttttaaataaggtgTTGCACTCTCaaatagtaatttttttttcacttggaCATCCTCAGGCCATGTGTTTCTTTATTGTTCTGTTtatagtgttttattttttaaagatatccttaataaataacatatgaaaataataataataatattttttttttttacaatatcttttcaGAGATTTTATGCCCTCATCCCGGTAGAATTCAATATGGAGAGTCAAACTTCGAATCAAGGAGTATAGGAGGTTCTGTGTCATTCTTCTGCAACTCAGGATACAAGCTAAGAGGCTCACCTGTCAGACATTGTCTAGCTGGTGGTAAATGGAGCGGAAAGCTCACAACATGTGATCATGAAAGTAAGTTTTTCAGGAAATCAAAACACTACAAGTTGAATTGGACTCAACAGTCAGCCCAAGTAGTAAGAACTTGTTGAAACAGACTTTTCTTGAACTGCTAAAAGGTTGTTAAGTAAGAAAAACACCTCAGCTAGTGTGCACTTCCTTCTGATGAGAGAATAAACCCGACTTGCACTTTTTCCCAAACTGAAATAGGAAATTGAAAACGTTGTAGGCTTATGCTGATAGTGAAATTCCTTCTGCATAGATTATATGTAGCACATACATAAAGGTGGGCAAGACATATCTCCACAAAGTCTGAGATTTTTAAGTTTAATAAAAAAGCTCATTGAGAGTGCAGCATATAAAATGTATACAACCAGAACCTGTTATGTGGTATGTCTACTGGCAGGTTTTTACTGTCCAAATCCCGGAGTACCGATTGGAGGGTATATAGAAAACCAAGACACACCACCTTTCCAGAGAGGAGGAGTGGTGAGGTATGCATGTTACCAAAACCGAGCTTTGGTTGGTTCTGCAGAACGATACTGTAATACGTCTACAAGTTGGTCAGGAGAGGAACCGGAGTGTCGAGGTAGGCATTGGTACAAGTACATGTGCAGTAAACACACTACAATTACTGCCAGCACATTATTCACCTAACTCACATATGATTCAATACTTGGCACAGCATTAAGCACACAGGACACATATAAAGTGCTCCCCAATAGCAACCaatgtcaatttgttttgtttcggccATTAAGCATGTTAAGCGGGCTTTTACCAAGTTTATttctggcccaatttcaaagagttgtTTATGATGAAATGTCACAGATGGTGCATGCGATATGGTATTTTTGGTATTCTGGTGAGCATACTTTGATTGTTGTTAAGTAGCTCTACAAAGCTGGCCCTGATCTTTTATACTAGATGATACTTGTCCTTAAatgagttgttttattttgtttacaggtCAATTTGACTTTGATGAAATTAGTGACGTTGCAGAAAGGATGGGTTATGTTGCTGAGAGTCTTGCCATTGAAACTTCTGAAGCTGCAAGTGTATCTAAAGGAAGAACCTTAGATCAAACATATAGTGGAGGATACGACATCTATTTTGCTTTTGATGCATCTCGTAGCATTGCTAAGGCTCACTTTGAAAAGGCTCTTGATTTGGCTAAGTTACTTGTTAAAAAGGTAAACTTTGCATGATTACCAACAATGGACCATTAACTCTACATTGAGAGACATTATACATATTACATGTAGCAGTCCTTTAGACTAGTTTTCAGTCCCACCTAAGTTTTCAGGTGGGGAAGGGAGTGTGTTCAACAGTTCTCCTTGTAAATGGTGTTtggagctttgcatggtgtgaagaataAAAGTAACTATAAGTATCAACATAAATAGTAGacttgctggtacaaccatgtgtaaaatctcttttgagggagtgttgactATATTTGAAGTTACTCTTGTTctcctttttgtaaaatgctCAACTACATATATGCATCATATCTTACACATGTGTCCTACAAGTATTAAGAACTATGCatctttattttatgtatgtggGAAATGGGCATCCCATACCCAAATTGTTGCTGCCCAGTGTTTAGTGTTCTACAAGCCTCTTTAACATCCTTATAGATATCTTATATGACACCCCTGTATGACACCCCGGCAACTAaaggtgcgtttgattagcttcccaggGTTGACCCCAGTCTACCCCGTTtctttcgaatagctttgacttCATTCCAAAGTTTCAAAACTACAAGAGATTGTTTTATGAATTGCACACAAAAGCGTTTTATGAACCATTGAGGAAGGAAGAAACTGACATATATTGAAAAAagtgcaggggggggggggatccctTGACCAATAACTTTTACAGATGAGGCTGGACAGTTTATTCAACGATTCAAGATTCTATATTCTTTATAGATTGGTGTAAGTAATGCCCGCTATGCAGCCAGTGCATATGCAACAAGTACGGTACACTCACTTCTCATTTCCGATGCCCAAGATTCAGAAGAAGCCGTTCTAGCTCGGATTGACAGTCTTGCTGATGCACGTGATGGTAATATAGGTAAATCTTGAATTGGCTTTTATGCAATTTATGtatcaaactacatgtactacaaaCTAAGCAATAACAATAGAGCGATTGCGCTCTaatgtgatcacgtgacctgAGATGGGTATATAAAAATACAGCTTCACAGTTAAGACATGGGAAGACTTGTACCGATAAACCATAATCGTCTgtatttttcgattttttttttttaacttgaaacGAAGTCCATTTTATAGAGTTGAATATTGTGACATTGATTTACATCACATTTCTGATTGAAAAATCCAGTACTCCACTACAATAGAGGTTTCCTTTGAGAGTCCGGTTAGAATTACCAAGGTTTGAGTgagctttttgttttgcttaattgTTGATTATGCTTCTGCTTTTGTTTTACATCTTTCAGAGACATCAAAAGTGGGAAGAATAATCTGACAAATCTACTTTTCTttcagctttttttttaaccgagACAAACATGGCTAATCCTCATTGCCTGAAAACACACATGTGacacaaaaatgtatgtttataACAACACGCACATTCAATATCCAATAAAGTTatcctattttgtcaacaggGACAGGAACTGCAACCGGCAAAGCACTTCAATACATCCACACTGACATGATTCCTTTGTCTGAGAAGTACAATAGCGGTAACCGTCTCAATGCTAAAAGAGCTCTCTTTCTCTTCTCGGATGGTATGTTTTAACCAGCCACAATATTTAATagtatttgggtttttttatggtTGTTTTTCTACCCTAACATTGATGTAGATTTAACATTGATGTagatttagcactgtatacttagtactttcccgagtcctttgAATTTGTACCTCGTTTAAGGATCATTCAAAATTGTCAAACCTTTAGAggcactggtaattactcaaaatagcttTTAGTATAAAGACTTAATTGGTatatgagcaatagagagctgttgatagtataagacataaTGAGAAACGGCtgtctctgaagtaatgtagtttttgagaaagaagtaatttctcactaaagtatttgaattgaattcgagaccacaGCTAAGGTCTccaattcaaggcatctgaaagcacacaacttgtgcgataagggtgttgtttcttccattattctctcacaacttcgacgaccaattgagtcaaacttttcacaggtttgtaaatttACGCATATGTTGGTTAACATGACAGTTAACAATAatgccagtgcctttaagctaatACTTTAATGTTAAGACCCTTCCCCAAAGTAGTAGGTGCTTATCAATCTGTTATTTCCATGGTACCCAAAAGTTCAAACATGATGTCATCAGGTGTAAACaaactttgaatattaaataaatgCTTTATGCATGAGCCCAATATGAACTTGTCTACCCATTCAAACCAAAAGTTGATATCTCAAGAACAATGTATCATtcaatcaatttttaatttgcacAGAGATGACGAATTTTGATCTGTATTTCTGGTCAAAACTGGATATTAAAGCATCTGTTAAGGTTGACCCACATTGACAACACAAAGAACTGATACAGTTTTTTGTATACCTTTACTGATTTACGCATTATGCAAAATGGATGCTTTAAACATCTTTATGACCATGCAATGTCGTCTTTATGCTTGGTTAGTACACTTGTCATAAATAAACCCCTTTAACATCAGTCAAATTTGAGTATTGgtgtccgctaacaaagacacATTTCCAATCTCACAAAACCTCTTCAAACTTTTAGACACAGAGTAAGATCTGtcaaacttaaagggacacaccggccgaattgggctatttgggctacaaaatagactaagaaatgtattcaacgggtttccaggaatgaagaagaacagtccttaaaaaaaatcatcaaatttggccgtttttgagcattttaaaacaaaaacgaaggtcgcgtAATTGTTCttaccaaaaagtggtacaaacaatcacgtgaccttccgggctagttttacttccagccgtctaaaagtaacttaccaaaccaaatttaaatcttttttttacaaaattattaacgagtaattgtcgaaaaagatcatgtattcaaattatcgctacaacatgtaaataatggtgaaaaatctaacgtaagattcgcattcaaatagtccgtgtaacggaagcttgttatatggccccacagcgtggagcaatcggaacgtaagcctcggggcatatcacgtaccgcacatgccgtgtctcgtggggggctggaggtgtaatcccgggcactatgaactccca harbors:
- the LOC139948328 gene encoding complement C2-like isoform X2, whose product is MNILHKDLVVLAVVTLSICASTDGIGCPEPVVYRAQIEFSDSPGEDGLYPWDTIISVQCNMGASMKGNRFVRCLETDTWATLPTCIRTTGNVKCPLPPKPWNGQIKRVGRRGALVSCNPGFTLYGKRRIRCAMTATGVSQWPRTLCRARNRCNNPGNITDGDWELVSDDGMSNNMSSQFSPNTIINVTCTPGFALVGNPLVYCGMDGRWNSTIPTCEEIRCPPLVESIPHGGSEMMNRTYKQGEIVDYFCDTGYRIFGKTTRVCSLDSSEGTWSHLNPDCEEILCPHPGRIQYGESNFESRSIGGSVSFFCNSGYKLRGSPVRHCLAGGKWSGKLTTCDHESFYCPNPGVPIGGYIENQDTPPFQRGGVVRYACYQNRALVGSAERYCNTSTSWSGEEPECRGQFDFDEISDVAERMGYVAESLAIETSEAASVSKGRTLDQTYSGGYDIYFAFDASRSIAKAHFEKALDLAKLLVKKIGVSNARYAASAYATSTVHSLLISDAQDSEEAVLARIDSLADARDGNIGTGTATGKALQYIHTDMIPLSEKYNSGNRLNAKRALFLFSDGHTNMGASEAIPKHQAMILREDYEVQIHCIGVTYKVDKSELQDIASKPLSEHLFLIADYNELKLLVQTITEQKLDYSECGYNGGPRNAVRSKARISGGDNAPLFKWPWQVAIYTGKGDQKKFFCGGTIIAPNWVLTAAHCLEGKPWDSIRVYTGVNDRSSIQADNPAYEVDGEDSYKVHENFKPSSLANDIALLRLSGNSTLGPKVRTICVPQADMTEESLYTSGGEALYVTGWGVTEPYDISLTPDSECDYRHRKTSTNRLQQLQIRVVENETCKKSLRDEAYPCSNVLDFKENVSFCAGSEGGHDACEGDSGGPVVRAHLLSDGTKRWVQIGIVSWGEGCGQEGRYGFYTKLSKYINWIHQHVGNSISFDINN